Proteins co-encoded in one Schaalia radingae genomic window:
- a CDS encoding Rv3654c family TadE-like protein has product MVYGDRGNEEGSGTISALAVIACTVMMCVVIAGAGSVYGHQTRLQAVADVAALAGGHRSAVAQWTGGGMNACTVASEVVERNGAHAGCEVRGDDTYVTVSQRVLVAGISVDIRARARAGPVRRDTLKQ; this is encoded by the coding sequence ATGGTATACGGCGACAGGGGGAACGAGGAAGGATCAGGCACCATCTCCGCGCTGGCGGTCATCGCATGCACCGTGATGATGTGTGTGGTGATTGCTGGTGCAGGGAGTGTGTACGGGCATCAGACCCGTCTTCAGGCAGTGGCTGACGTTGCAGCCCTGGCCGGTGGGCATCGGTCGGCGGTTGCACAGTGGACCGGAGGTGGGATGAATGCCTGCACGGTGGCCAGTGAGGTCGTCGAGCGCAATGGGGCTCACGCCGGCTGCGAGGTGCGCGGAGATGACACCTATGTGACGGTGAGCCAGAGAGTGCTTGTTGCGGGGATCAGTGTGGATATTCGCGCGAGGGCACGCGCAGGGCCGGTCAGGCGTGACACGCTGAAACAGTGA
- a CDS encoding DUF4244 domain-containing protein → MIQRAHHVEDHDADPEEGSTTVEYAIGAVAAAGFAGLLLVVLKSGAVKSLLQGIIQQALSL, encoded by the coding sequence ATGATCCAACGTGCTCACCATGTCGAGGATCATGATGCCGATCCGGAAGAAGGATCCACAACCGTGGAATACGCGATCGGGGCGGTCGCAGCAGCCGGCTTCGCCGGACTTCTGCTCGTCGTTCTCAAGTCAGGCGCAGTGAAATCCCTGCTTCAGGGCATTATCCAGCAGGCGCTTTCACTGTGA
- a CDS encoding type II secretion system F family protein encodes MAWRFDESLKAVRAQKPVPPSSNVVPAGQDSSSQLSMLVAEVAARLRAGMPTAEAWMRAWDRVGSAHLGSWEGIAEDGVPRSVARLARAPSWRDVRRDVLGLVRQRDALSWRHLVSSCGRLRRRSTVSERVSRRSAHTLSVACRLTQELGTPLAEVLDIVADSIDEAAAAEDARAIARSGPLTSARILTALPVAGIALGQLIGANPLERFCDGGIGTISAIIGTVCLIVGRLVSTRMITRTIDISESVDPATMCDLTIAGMNAGASVPSIVRTLGRVGNDAELERIGSELVLGARWGDAWNPHPANAALLADVLEPAWSDGTSPVPLLTRAARQVRARRIAHAKSEAERLAVRLVIPLGALLLPSFIALGVVPILLHIGTNTFGGLW; translated from the coding sequence GTGGCCTGGAGATTCGACGAATCATTGAAGGCAGTTCGCGCACAGAAGCCAGTGCCTCCCTCGTCAAATGTCGTGCCGGCCGGGCAGGACAGCAGCTCCCAGTTGTCGATGTTGGTGGCCGAGGTGGCAGCCCGGCTGCGTGCCGGTATGCCGACTGCCGAGGCGTGGATGCGTGCGTGGGACAGAGTTGGCTCTGCGCACCTGGGTTCATGGGAGGGGATTGCCGAGGACGGTGTTCCCCGATCCGTGGCGAGGCTGGCGCGCGCTCCCTCGTGGCGCGATGTGCGGCGTGATGTGCTGGGTTTGGTGCGGCAGCGAGACGCGTTGTCGTGGCGCCACCTAGTGTCCTCGTGTGGGCGGCTGCGGCGACGCAGCACAGTGAGCGAACGGGTCAGTCGGCGCTCAGCTCATACCTTGAGTGTCGCATGCCGCCTGACGCAGGAACTGGGAACGCCGCTTGCTGAGGTACTGGATATTGTGGCTGACAGTATCGATGAAGCTGCAGCCGCCGAAGATGCGCGCGCCATCGCACGGTCTGGCCCCTTGACCTCGGCACGTATTCTCACCGCATTGCCTGTGGCGGGTATTGCGCTGGGCCAGCTGATTGGGGCGAACCCTCTTGAGCGCTTCTGTGACGGTGGGATCGGCACCATCAGCGCCATCATCGGAACGGTGTGCCTGATCGTTGGTCGGCTCGTCTCCACTCGCATGATCACCCGAACCATTGACATAAGCGAGAGCGTCGATCCGGCCACTATGTGCGATCTGACGATCGCGGGAATGAATGCGGGTGCCTCAGTGCCCTCCATTGTGCGCACGCTGGGCCGCGTCGGTAATGACGCGGAACTGGAACGGATCGGTAGCGAACTGGTCCTGGGGGCACGGTGGGGTGATGCGTGGAATCCCCATCCAGCCAACGCCGCGCTGCTGGCTGATGTCCTCGAGCCGGCATGGAGCGATGGCACGTCGCCGGTGCCGTTGCTCACGCGTGCTGCGCGCCAGGTCAGGGCACGGCGCATCGCACATGCAAAAAGTGAGGCTGAACGCCTGGCGGTGCGCCTTGTCATCCCGCTGGGGGCGTTACTGCTGCCGTCCTTCATCGCCCTGGGCGTCGTGCCAATCCTGCTGCATATTGGCACGAACACTTTTGGCGGGTTGTGGTAG
- a CDS encoding TadA family conjugal transfer-associated ATPase, whose amino-acid sequence MSRHTMRRALAQGHSAVRAVRDNAREGAGVRELATDFDDLVARAGGLGPDLAPLVADPDVTDVLVNSTSVWIDRGQGVERVDVQLGSESQVRALAVHMAAACGRRLDEASPIVDGTLPGGVRLHAVLSPVSDEGTVISLRTSRAHSMTLEQMVRKSLMDGSIASVMAQLVALRANILISGATGSGKTTLLSTMLSSVPHDERIVCIEEVRELRPCHPHVIHLQERQANVQGAGAVSLSDLVRAAMRMRPDRLILGECRGAEVRDVLTALNTGHDGGMATIHANAVEDVPARLAALGSLAGLSDAALSAQAVAAFDAVIQMRRDAHGRQVSQIGVLTRTAGGVACECECALRERDGRLYPDRAWPLLAERLHIDLDAKSAAP is encoded by the coding sequence ATGAGCCGTCACACCATGAGGCGCGCGCTCGCTCAGGGGCACTCAGCTGTCCGGGCGGTGCGTGACAATGCTCGCGAGGGTGCAGGAGTGAGAGAACTGGCCACCGATTTTGACGATCTGGTGGCGCGCGCCGGCGGACTCGGACCGGACCTTGCTCCTCTTGTGGCGGACCCCGATGTGACAGATGTGCTCGTCAACTCCACCAGTGTCTGGATCGATCGCGGGCAGGGGGTGGAGCGTGTTGACGTGCAGCTGGGGTCGGAAAGTCAGGTTCGGGCGCTCGCGGTCCACATGGCAGCTGCGTGCGGACGACGACTGGATGAGGCCAGTCCGATTGTGGATGGAACGCTGCCCGGCGGCGTGCGCCTGCACGCGGTGCTCTCACCAGTTTCTGATGAAGGAACGGTGATTTCCCTGCGGACCTCGCGCGCTCACTCCATGACGCTGGAGCAGATGGTGCGCAAGTCTTTGATGGACGGTTCCATCGCGAGCGTGATGGCCCAGTTGGTGGCACTGCGGGCCAACATTTTGATATCCGGGGCGACCGGGTCGGGTAAGACCACATTGCTGTCGACCATGCTGTCCAGCGTGCCGCATGACGAACGGATCGTGTGTATCGAGGAGGTACGGGAATTGCGTCCCTGTCACCCGCATGTTATCCACTTGCAGGAAAGGCAGGCCAATGTTCAGGGCGCGGGAGCGGTGAGCCTGTCGGATCTGGTGCGCGCTGCGATGCGAATGCGGCCCGACCGACTGATTCTCGGTGAGTGTCGAGGCGCCGAAGTGCGTGACGTGTTGACGGCGCTCAACACCGGACACGACGGGGGAATGGCTACCATCCACGCCAACGCGGTGGAAGATGTCCCGGCACGTCTGGCTGCCCTCGGATCGCTGGCCGGCCTGTCGGATGCCGCGCTGTCAGCGCAGGCGGTGGCCGCATTTGACGCGGTGATTCAGATGAGGCGCGATGCGCATGGAAGGCAGGTCAGCCAGATTGGTGTTCTGACCCGGACAGCAGGTGGCGTTGCCTGTGAATGTGAATGCGCGCTGAGAGAGCGTGATGGCCGGCTCTACCCTGATCGCGCCTGGCCACTGCTGGCTGAACGGCTGCACATCGATCTGGACGCGAAAAGTGCTGCTCCATGA
- a CDS encoding HAD family hydrolase, protein MKRSQPRSRSAAFFDLDKTILATSTSVALRAPLREAGLLTRRGALLGLLIQLPYLIKGADEQATEKMRESLGEIAAGWDGVYLESTVKDALSRSIDPVCFVEALEEIAIHRAAGRRIVIASASIEEMVRPVAHMLGADASIGSYAQRNEDGTFTGVISRFNYADEKARACIDMAQRNGWDLRECFAYSDSITDVPLLEAVGHPVVINPDRQLREIAQERDWPIRSFTHTVQVRTSPARLIVPGMIAACSAAGAAWSFYRAYTSLRGK, encoded by the coding sequence ATGAAGCGATCACAGCCACGCTCAAGGTCCGCTGCCTTTTTCGACCTCGACAAGACAATCCTGGCCACGTCAACCTCCGTGGCGCTGCGCGCTCCCCTGCGTGAGGCCGGCCTTCTGACCCGGCGCGGCGCACTGCTGGGTCTGCTCATCCAACTGCCCTACCTGATCAAGGGCGCTGACGAGCAGGCGACAGAGAAAATGCGCGAATCACTGGGTGAAATCGCTGCCGGATGGGACGGAGTCTACCTGGAGTCCACCGTGAAGGATGCGTTGAGCAGGTCAATTGACCCGGTGTGCTTCGTGGAGGCGCTGGAAGAAATCGCCATTCACCGCGCGGCTGGTCGGCGCATTGTCATCGCCTCAGCCTCGATTGAAGAAATGGTGCGCCCGGTTGCTCACATGCTGGGTGCTGACGCGTCGATCGGTTCCTACGCGCAGCGCAATGAGGACGGGACGTTCACCGGCGTGATTTCGCGTTTCAACTACGCCGATGAGAAGGCGCGCGCCTGCATCGACATGGCACAGCGCAACGGGTGGGATCTGAGGGAGTGCTTCGCGTATTCAGATTCCATCACTGATGTGCCGTTACTGGAGGCAGTGGGGCACCCCGTCGTCATCAACCCTGACCGTCAGCTGCGTGAAATCGCTCAGGAACGCGACTGGCCGATTCGCAGTTTCACGCACACGGTTCAGGTCCGCACCTCGCCGGCTCGACTCATTGTGCCGGGCATGATTGCCGCTTGCTCTGCTGCAGGCGCGGCGTGGTCGTTTTACCGCGCGTATACCAGTTTGCGCGGCAAGTAG
- a CDS encoding Yip1 family protein, whose protein sequence is MSDQELHDRRPEGEVGDDELIVDESPTFEGASGSTAAPMAPRPEETDEIAESAASDEILTGEEVTLSRHEGDTENIIGAPGSAADDTSAVDPVPSTSEPRIPSPVDPVDDEGDAPDLDEDEPRDRISPPERDDLPAPAPRDVLENRHDRDEDETATDEDELERTAVHRRSLVSPPEEADPADENEANWHPRAEPVPVHVEGTPSSLDDAIFEGTTLSPEIPSRAGSHWWSFFAFLIFLPIAWFLAADAGARMTLADGSAFSTGAVNLAAIAELVGALVIVVLLGVTVARSSLGGFVMGILTFLSGLVPIVIPGIFSQLIQPAVQWLNSWNAFGMNLAHHFQASAFSGRFALLGLIVLVGAWVSHWVRRRGRSEEALRAEVEKINPEGAFFSWRARRRAAKARDEGR, encoded by the coding sequence ATGTCTGATCAGGAACTCCACGACCGCCGCCCGGAAGGTGAAGTGGGAGACGATGAACTCATCGTCGATGAGAGCCCGACTTTCGAGGGCGCAAGCGGATCAACGGCTGCGCCGATGGCACCGCGCCCCGAAGAAACTGACGAAATCGCTGAATCAGCTGCCAGCGATGAGATTCTCACGGGCGAAGAAGTGACCTTGAGCAGGCATGAGGGCGACACGGAAAACATCATTGGAGCGCCTGGCAGTGCTGCCGATGACACCTCGGCCGTCGATCCTGTGCCCTCCACTTCCGAACCACGCATCCCTTCCCCCGTCGATCCTGTTGATGACGAGGGCGACGCACCTGACCTGGATGAGGATGAACCTCGCGATCGCATCTCCCCGCCTGAGCGTGATGATTTGCCGGCACCAGCTCCGCGCGACGTCCTCGAGAATCGCCATGACCGCGATGAGGACGAAACAGCCACAGATGAAGATGAGCTGGAGCGCACCGCAGTGCACCGCCGTTCCCTCGTCTCTCCGCCGGAGGAAGCAGATCCGGCAGATGAGAACGAGGCAAACTGGCATCCTCGCGCTGAACCGGTTCCGGTGCACGTGGAAGGCACCCCGAGTTCCCTCGATGACGCCATCTTTGAAGGCACGACACTGTCGCCCGAGATTCCGTCTCGCGCTGGATCGCACTGGTGGAGCTTCTTCGCATTCTTGATCTTCCTGCCCATCGCATGGTTCCTCGCAGCTGATGCCGGGGCGCGCATGACACTTGCTGACGGGTCTGCGTTCTCGACGGGGGCAGTGAACCTGGCAGCTATTGCCGAACTGGTGGGCGCTCTGGTGATTGTTGTCCTGCTGGGGGTGACGGTTGCGCGCTCCTCGCTGGGTGGCTTCGTCATGGGTATCCTCACCTTCCTGTCCGGACTTGTTCCGATCGTCATTCCGGGGATTTTCTCGCAGCTCATTCAGCCTGCTGTTCAGTGGCTGAACTCGTGGAACGCATTCGGCATGAATCTTGCTCACCACTTCCAGGCCTCCGCATTTTCCGGACGCTTCGCACTCCTGGGCCTGATCGTGCTGGTAGGCGCGTGGGTCTCTCACTGGGTACGTCGCCGTGGCCGCTCGGAGGAAGCTCTGCGCGCTGAGGTGGAAAAGATCAATCCTGAAGGTGCCTTCTTCTCATGGCGAGCCCGCCGCCGCGCGGCCAAGGCTCGCGATGAGGGCCGCTGA
- a CDS encoding alpha/beta fold hydrolase: MDADLSLREVLEEPGPWQHRHVNAGGATFHVVDAGPLECDHAVVLLHEFPLFWRSWRHVIPSLAEQGHRVIAVDQRGFGASDLQADKVDLLQLSHDVTAIMSAMGISHFTVVGAGMGGAVAWMLGATNPVALRAVMTLAAPHPLERTLWPTLLPLWRGRLLALRMDIPWRRVTLLKSGKLIDSMIRSWAAPSHREQMLADAQPYRRAMARAFAASATTDSFSSTRFLSIASRKALADPVQVPTLSVHCAEDSSLSATDFARDSHHVTYPLHTTMLPAVGHFAPEEAPERVTTLISDFLASLPTT; encoded by the coding sequence ATGGATGCAGATCTTTCTCTTCGGGAGGTTCTGGAAGAGCCCGGTCCGTGGCAGCATCGCCACGTCAACGCTGGCGGCGCGACCTTCCACGTTGTCGATGCCGGCCCGTTGGAATGTGACCACGCCGTTGTTCTGCTGCACGAATTTCCTTTGTTCTGGCGTTCCTGGCGGCATGTTATTCCCTCCCTGGCTGAGCAGGGGCATCGTGTGATCGCAGTTGATCAGCGCGGTTTCGGCGCCTCCGACCTGCAGGCCGACAAGGTGGATCTGCTGCAACTGTCCCATGACGTCACCGCCATCATGTCAGCAATGGGTATTTCCCACTTCACAGTGGTCGGCGCAGGCATGGGCGGTGCTGTTGCATGGATGCTGGGAGCTACCAATCCGGTTGCGTTGCGCGCGGTGATGACGCTGGCGGCGCCGCACCCACTGGAACGTACCCTGTGGCCCACACTGCTTCCTCTGTGGCGCGGGCGTCTGCTCGCCCTGCGCATGGATATTCCCTGGCGGCGCGTCACCTTGCTCAAATCCGGCAAACTCATCGATTCAATGATCCGTTCGTGGGCGGCGCCCTCACATCGCGAACAGATGCTGGCCGACGCACAACCCTATCGACGCGCAATGGCTCGCGCGTTCGCCGCCTCCGCGACCACTGACTCATTTTCCAGCACGCGATTCCTGTCCATCGCCTCGCGCAAGGCGCTGGCCGACCCCGTGCAGGTTCCGACTCTGAGCGTGCACTGCGCAGAAGATTCATCACTGTCGGCTACAGATTTTGCGCGCGATTCACACCATGTGACCTATCCGCTGCACACCACAATGCTGCCCGCAGTGGGGCACTTCGCCCCCGAAGAAGCACCCGAGCGTGTCACGACCCTGATCAGCGATTTCCTGGCTTCACTGCCCACCACCTGA